One window of Candidatus Wallbacteria bacterium genomic DNA carries:
- a CDS encoding response regulator transcription factor, with the protein MPNGAKILVIDDEKAIRRFLEISLAAQYKVITAKNGREGIKCTADHHPDLVILDLELPDTNGLEVLKTIRGSSSVPVIILTVHDSDKDKETLLDSGADDYMVKPFSMTELLARVRVALRHGASLKDDLTFTYGPLCVDFNTRSVMLDCNEVKLTATEFDILKILVRHAGKIVTQTQMLKEVWGPNAVENSHYLRIYISQLRRKLEIHPDLKGRIVTEHGVGYRLDVI; encoded by the coding sequence ATGCCTAATGGTGCTAAAATTCTGGTGATAGACGATGAAAAAGCCATCCGCCGTTTCCTGGAAATAAGCCTCGCTGCTCAGTACAAAGTCATTACTGCAAAAAACGGGCGGGAAGGGATCAAATGTACGGCAGACCATCACCCTGACCTGGTGATATTGGACTTGGAGCTTCCAGATACCAATGGCCTGGAAGTTTTAAAAACGATCCGCGGATCTTCCTCGGTTCCCGTGATAATTCTCACAGTGCATGATTCCGACAAAGACAAGGAAACTCTTCTGGATTCAGGTGCGGACGACTACATGGTCAAGCCTTTCAGTATGACAGAGCTACTGGCCAGAGTCAGGGTAGCCCTGCGGCATGGAGCCAGTCTGAAAGATGACCTGACCTTCACTTATGGTCCGCTGTGTGTTGATTTCAACACCCGCTCAGTAATGCTCGACTGCAACGAAGTCAAGCTTACCGCCACTGAGTTCGATATTCTGAAAATTCTGGTCAGACATGCCGGAAAGATTGTAACCCAGACCCAGATGCTGAAGGAAGTCTGGGGGCCAAATGCTGTGGAAAACTCGCATTACCTGAGGATCTACATCAGCCAGTTGCGCAGGAAGCTCGAAATCCACCCTGATTTAAAAGGCAGGATTGTAACAGAACATGGGGTGGGCTATCGTCTGGATGTGATCTGA
- a CDS encoding arsenite methyltransferase, producing the protein MSKKSVRDSADNLRDQVRERYAGIVKKSGCCCGSDCGTPDPEAISTALGYDKNELESIPEGANLGLGCGNPQAIADLKPGETVLDLGSGAGFDCFLAARAVGPEGHVIGVDMTSEMLAKARENLKKSKLSNVEFRLGEIEHLPVADNSVEAIISNCVVNLSPDKFAVYCEAHRVLRAGGRIAISDVVALKPLTKKLKSDLDTYGGCVGGAALVSEIKEMLEKAGFVKIRISVNEKSREFIKDWFPGSGAENYVASATIEAVK; encoded by the coding sequence ATGAGCAAAAAGTCAGTCAGGGATTCAGCTGACAATCTGAGAGACCAGGTCAGGGAAAGATATGCGGGGATAGTCAAGAAGAGCGGCTGCTGCTGCGGCTCTGATTGCGGGACTCCTGACCCGGAAGCGATTTCAACGGCACTCGGGTATGATAAAAATGAACTCGAATCAATTCCTGAGGGGGCAAATCTCGGCCTGGGCTGCGGCAATCCGCAGGCAATTGCAGACCTCAAGCCAGGCGAGACAGTGCTTGACCTTGGCTCAGGCGCAGGATTTGACTGTTTCCTGGCAGCACGTGCAGTTGGACCTGAGGGGCATGTAATCGGTGTGGATATGACCTCTGAAATGCTTGCCAAAGCCAGAGAAAACCTGAAAAAGAGCAAGCTCTCGAACGTGGAATTCAGGCTGGGGGAGATTGAGCATCTACCTGTAGCTGACAATTCTGTAGAAGCGATCATCTCCAACTGCGTGGTTAATCTTTCACCCGACAAGTTTGCTGTTTACTGTGAAGCACATCGGGTATTGCGGGCAGGCGGCAGGATCGCGATTTCAGATGTGGTGGCCTTGAAGCCGCTTACAAAGAAGCTGAAATCAGATCTGGACACTTACGGCGGCTGTGTGGGTGGTGCTGCTCTGGTCAGTGAAATCAAGGAGATGCTTGAAAAAGCCGGATTCGTGAAAATCAGGATCAGTGTCAATGAAAAAAGCCGTGAATTCATCAAAGACTGGTTCCCTGGCAGCGGAGCCGAAAACTATGTGGCATCAGCGACGATCGAAGCTGTGAAATAA
- a CDS encoding sensor histidine kinase KdpD has translation MTFSDETRPDPQLLLDSIRQAEKQKQLGKLRIFFGMSAGVGKTYAMLQAAHQLRKAGLDVAVALVETHDRTETQALLANLRIIPRKKTEYRGMTLEELDIDAVLACRPQVVLVDELAHTNAPGSRHEKRWQDVLEILDNGIDVFSSLNVQHIESRNEDVESITGIRVNETVPDSLLEQATQIELVDITPAELLDRLREGKVYLGERAAIATENFFKVEKLTALRELALKITGEVVSNELLTLAISEGHNASTAGRGALMVAVSHSPHSQKLVRAARRLAFAAEMPWVAANIDSGVVLNDEEKTRLSKNLELARSLGARIITTSDTDIVLALKRIAEQQNVSQIIVGRPRSTWIRNLITGGTLLDRLVKETNIDIHVLREHKITRSLPATRYPGIWLLTATGSDYLKALLIIAAITMLNSFLMRFFTYQSIGFVYLLAIMFIGSFSTLGPLLLSAVLSATLWNYIFIPPTFTFFIFKTEDIMMCIAYGFTAIITAVLANRIRKNRLLLQSREARTELLFEIVEIIAQAAGRIECLQKLSVKLGTHFDGACSIIYKKADRGLEEIPVPFSSWLSDPKEWAVAQWSFDNNRPAGWSTDTLSRANAIYFPLKGPTDVLGVVSLSPHNPKRPFTIDEKNLLAAIAWQCSAYLERDLLKEKVRESERLKESERLHQTILDCISHEIKTPLTAIIGLTSVLENEQSFKDSELRAQILEELGESVERLNREVNNILDMSRLNSGVINLKLDWNDLREIIDTSLTKLDKFLKGHQIRQNIAKDLPFARIDFSLFESALTNLLINAAKYTPEDSCIEISAFEKEEYIIMTIADNGPGIPEDHLPSVFDKFYRVPGTSSGGTGLGLSIARSVIEMHGGTIEAHNRQAGGLEIMISLPLEKQPNLGSEE, from the coding sequence ATGACCTTCAGCGATGAAACCAGGCCTGATCCGCAGCTTCTGCTTGATTCGATCAGGCAGGCGGAGAAACAGAAGCAGCTGGGAAAGTTGCGCATCTTTTTCGGCATGTCTGCGGGTGTCGGTAAAACTTATGCCATGCTGCAGGCGGCGCATCAACTGCGCAAAGCCGGCCTGGATGTGGCAGTCGCTCTGGTGGAAACCCACGACAGAACTGAAACTCAGGCCTTGCTCGCCAATCTTAGGATAATCCCGCGTAAGAAAACCGAATACCGCGGGATGACTCTTGAGGAACTGGACATAGACGCAGTGCTTGCGTGCAGGCCTCAAGTGGTGCTGGTGGACGAGCTTGCCCATACCAATGCCCCGGGTTCCAGGCATGAAAAACGCTGGCAGGATGTACTGGAAATCCTTGACAACGGGATCGATGTATTCAGTTCCTTGAATGTCCAGCATATCGAGAGCCGCAACGAAGACGTGGAATCGATCACAGGAATCAGAGTAAATGAAACGGTCCCTGACTCCCTTCTGGAGCAGGCCACTCAGATCGAACTTGTGGACATCACTCCAGCGGAATTGCTGGACCGGCTCAGAGAAGGAAAGGTCTATCTAGGCGAGCGGGCAGCCATTGCCACTGAAAATTTTTTCAAAGTTGAAAAACTGACTGCCTTGCGGGAGCTGGCTCTAAAAATCACTGGAGAAGTCGTCAGCAACGAATTGCTGACCCTGGCAATATCCGAAGGACACAATGCATCCACAGCCGGCAGAGGAGCGCTGATGGTCGCTGTCAGCCACAGCCCGCACTCGCAGAAACTGGTCAGGGCGGCCAGACGGTTAGCTTTTGCAGCGGAAATGCCCTGGGTCGCCGCCAACATAGACAGCGGTGTTGTTTTAAACGACGAGGAAAAGACCAGGCTTTCAAAAAATCTTGAACTTGCCAGAAGCCTTGGCGCCAGGATCATCACGACTTCGGACACTGATATAGTTCTGGCTCTCAAACGCATCGCAGAGCAGCAGAATGTGTCGCAGATCATAGTAGGCAGGCCGAGAAGCACCTGGATCAGAAATCTGATCACAGGCGGGACCCTGCTGGACCGCCTGGTCAAGGAAACCAACATCGATATCCACGTATTGCGTGAACATAAGATCACCCGCTCTCTACCGGCGACCAGATATCCGGGGATCTGGCTGCTGACAGCTACAGGCAGTGATTATTTAAAAGCACTTCTGATCATCGCAGCCATCACCATGCTTAATTCCTTCCTGATGAGATTCTTCACTTATCAGTCGATTGGTTTTGTCTATCTGCTGGCAATCATGTTCATCGGGTCTTTCTCCACCCTGGGACCTCTTCTGCTCTCTGCTGTTTTAAGCGCCACCTTGTGGAATTACATTTTTATTCCGCCGACTTTTACTTTCTTCATTTTCAAAACAGAAGATATCATGATGTGCATCGCCTATGGGTTTACAGCAATTATCACAGCAGTTCTCGCCAATCGCATCCGAAAAAACAGACTTCTCCTTCAGTCCAGGGAAGCCAGGACCGAACTGCTGTTTGAAATCGTGGAGATCATTGCTCAAGCCGCCGGCCGGATAGAATGTCTGCAGAAACTGTCGGTAAAGCTCGGGACTCACTTTGATGGTGCTTGTTCCATCATATATAAAAAAGCCGACAGAGGACTTGAAGAAATACCTGTGCCGTTTTCCAGCTGGCTTTCCGATCCAAAAGAATGGGCAGTGGCCCAGTGGTCGTTCGACAACAACCGGCCTGCAGGCTGGTCCACAGATACCCTGTCACGGGCCAATGCCATCTATTTTCCTCTGAAAGGACCCACTGACGTTCTGGGAGTAGTTTCTCTCAGTCCGCATAATCCGAAAAGGCCGTTTACGATCGACGAAAAAAACCTTCTGGCTGCAATTGCCTGGCAGTGTTCGGCATACCTGGAACGCGATCTTCTCAAGGAAAAGGTCCGGGAATCCGAACGCCTGAAGGAGTCAGAACGGCTGCACCAGACAATTCTGGATTGCATTTCTCATGAAATCAAGACCCCGCTTACCGCTATCATAGGTCTGACTTCCGTACTGGAAAATGAGCAGTCCTTTAAGGATTCAGAACTGCGCGCTCAGATTCTGGAAGAACTGGGGGAATCAGTCGAACGGCTTAACCGTGAAGTCAACAACATTTTGGACATGTCACGTTTAAACTCAGGTGTAATCAATTTGAAGCTGGACTGGAATGATTTAAGGGAGATCATCGACACAAGCCTGACCAAGCTGGACAAATTTCTGAAAGGCCATCAGATCAGGCAGAATATCGCAAAGGATCTTCCTTTTGCCAGAATCGACTTCTCGCTGTTCGAATCAGCACTTACCAATCTGTTGATTAATGCCGCTAAATATACACCAGAGGATTCCTGCATCGAGATATCCGCATTTGAAAAAGAAGAGTATATTATAATGACAATTGCGGACAATGGGCCTGGAATTCCGGAAGACCATCTGCCTTCAGTTTTCGACAAGTTTTACCGTGTGCCTGGTACTTCGTCAGGTGGCACAGGGCTGGGGCTCAGCATTGCCAGGAGCGTGATCGAAATGCATGGAGGGACAATCGAAGCTCATAACCGGCAAGCAGGAGGACTTGAGATCATGATCAGCCTTCCTCTGGAGAAACAACCGAATCTTGGTTCTGAGGAGTAA
- the kdpB gene encoding potassium-transporting ATPase subunit KdpB, which produces MNANESSLSYTAILQMAAKESFRKLNPAVQYRNPVMFVTMAGAILTTISCIHLILSWRFPGFEIQICLWLWFTVLFANFAQSVAEGRGKAQAESLRRSRVEVYARLLRQGIEERIASSEIKKDDLVVCEAGDIIPSDGEVIEGIASVDESAITGESAPVIRESGGDRSAVTGGTRVISDRIVIRITAEPGKSFIDRMIALIEGAQRQKTPNEIALGILLSAMTLIFLLAVVTLKFFADYAGNSAGQDLSAIVTVPVLVSLLVCLIPTTIGGLLNAIGIAGMDRLIRQNVIAKSGRAVEAAGDINVLLLDKTGTITLGNRMAVDFIPAPGITGRELANASQLASMADETPEGRSIVILAKRKFNLRGEEFKPADADFIPFSAKTQMSGIDMEKSGKIKRCIRKGSVDAIKRELIKSGGVFPQNLEESYQEIAGSGGTPLAVIDNGKALGLIHLKDIVKGEISERFARLRRMGIRTVMITGDNPVTAAAIAAEAGVDDFIAEATPEAKLTRIRQEQREGNLVAMTGDGTNDAPALAQADVGVSMNTGTQAAREAGNMVDLESDPTKLIEIVEIGKQLLMTRGALTTFSIANDVAKYFAIIPALFATLYAVNGKTGPLAGLNLMHLSSPQNAILSAVIFNALIIIALIPLALRGVEYQPEPAEILLKRNLLFYGAGGIIVPFIGIKLIDMIIASASL; this is translated from the coding sequence ATGAACGCAAATGAAAGCTCCCTGAGTTACACTGCGATTTTGCAGATGGCAGCTAAAGAGTCTTTCCGGAAACTGAATCCTGCAGTCCAGTACAGGAACCCGGTGATGTTTGTGACCATGGCTGGAGCCATCCTGACGACAATTTCCTGCATCCACTTGATTCTGAGCTGGAGATTTCCAGGATTTGAAATTCAGATCTGCCTCTGGCTCTGGTTTACAGTGCTGTTCGCCAACTTCGCACAATCCGTAGCTGAAGGACGTGGGAAAGCACAGGCCGAATCGTTGCGCAGATCCAGGGTTGAAGTCTATGCCAGGCTTTTGAGACAGGGCATTGAGGAGCGTATCGCGTCATCAGAAATCAAAAAAGACGACCTGGTGGTCTGCGAGGCAGGAGACATTATTCCGTCAGACGGAGAAGTGATCGAAGGGATCGCCAGTGTCGACGAATCTGCCATTACCGGCGAATCTGCGCCTGTAATCCGCGAAAGCGGAGGCGACAGGAGCGCAGTCACTGGCGGTACCAGAGTAATCAGCGACAGGATCGTGATCAGGATCACAGCCGAACCGGGAAAAAGCTTTATCGACCGCATGATCGCCCTGATCGAAGGAGCGCAGCGCCAGAAAACTCCTAACGAAATCGCCCTCGGCATACTGCTCTCAGCCATGACCCTGATTTTCCTGCTGGCAGTGGTGACTCTGAAATTCTTTGCGGATTATGCCGGAAATTCAGCAGGCCAGGATCTTTCCGCCATTGTAACAGTGCCTGTGCTGGTCTCTTTGCTGGTCTGCCTGATCCCCACAACCATCGGAGGACTCCTGAACGCCATCGGGATTGCAGGCATGGACCGGCTGATCAGGCAGAACGTGATCGCCAAGAGCGGGAGGGCAGTTGAAGCAGCCGGCGACATCAATGTGCTGCTCCTGGATAAAACAGGCACCATCACCCTCGGCAACCGCATGGCTGTCGATTTCATCCCTGCACCAGGCATTACCGGCAGAGAGCTGGCGAATGCCTCTCAGCTGGCTTCCATGGCTGACGAAACTCCGGAAGGACGCTCCATCGTCATACTTGCGAAACGGAAATTCAATCTGCGCGGAGAAGAGTTCAAACCTGCAGATGCAGATTTCATCCCCTTTTCGGCTAAAACACAGATGAGCGGAATCGACATGGAAAAATCCGGCAAAATCAAGCGGTGCATCCGTAAAGGTTCGGTAGATGCGATCAAGAGAGAGCTGATTAAATCCGGTGGCGTTTTCCCTCAGAATCTCGAGGAAAGTTATCAGGAAATCGCCGGAAGCGGCGGTACTCCTCTCGCTGTGATCGACAATGGAAAAGCCCTGGGGCTGATCCATCTCAAGGACATTGTAAAGGGTGAAATCAGCGAGCGCTTCGCCAGACTCCGCAGAATGGGCATCCGGACCGTGATGATCACAGGCGACAATCCTGTGACAGCCGCAGCCATTGCAGCCGAAGCCGGAGTCGATGATTTCATTGCCGAAGCTACACCGGAAGCTAAGCTCACCCGCATCCGGCAGGAACAGCGGGAAGGGAATCTGGTGGCCATGACCGGAGACGGCACTAATGATGCACCAGCGCTTGCCCAGGCTGATGTCGGTGTGAGTATGAACACCGGTACTCAAGCTGCCCGCGAGGCAGGCAACATGGTGGATCTGGAAAGCGATCCGACCAAGCTGATTGAAATCGTGGAAATCGGGAAACAGCTTCTGATGACGCGCGGAGCACTGACCACTTTCAGTATCGCGAATGATGTGGCCAAGTACTTTGCGATCATCCCTGCTCTTTTTGCCACGCTCTATGCGGTAAACGGAAAAACCGGCCCTTTGGCCGGCCTTAACCTGATGCATCTGTCCTCCCCGCAGAACGCGATTCTCAGCGCAGTGATTTTCAATGCCCTGATCATCATCGCTCTGATCCCGCTGGCTCTGAGAGGAGTGGAATATCAACCAGAACCGGCTGAAATTCTGTTGAAGCGGAACCTGCTGTTCTATGGTGCAGGAGGGATCATAGTTCCCTTTATCGGGATCAAACTGATTGACATGATTATTGCATCTGCAAGCTTGTGA
- the kdpA gene encoding potassium-transporting ATPase subunit KdpA yields the protein MDNDLLQISLYVACLIALTPLTGIYMARVFEGKLSSIPLLGYPERLFYKICGVKPEVETGWKEYAGNLLIFNLIGLIVLFLLQLFQSRLPLNPNHAADVEWTLAFNTAVSFVTNTNWQSYAGETAMGNLVQMAGFCVQNFLSAATGMAAAVALFRGVIRNNTRIGNFWVDMTRATTYILLPLSLVLALVLVQQGVVQSFSANQEATTLEGVKQIIPMGPAASQIAIKQLGTNGGGFFNANSAHPFENPTPLSNFIEMLAILMLPAGFVYTYGVMVNQKKHAWVLYSVMMVIFLTGLSVSLWSEYKAGGVVGRIAMEGKETRFGTANSILWSCATTAASNGSVNAMQESLSPLSGSVALFNMLLGEIIFGGLGCGMYGMLLFVLLAIFISGLMVGRTPEYLGKKIERKEIQLVCIGIIAPSAVILLGTALACVLPAALSSLSAKGPHGFSEILYAFTSAAANNGSAFAGLTANTKFYNLSLGISMLIGRFAVMLPCLALAECLAVKQSVPASSGTLPVNNLVFALLLIGVILIVGALTFLPSLVLGPVVDHLLFLNGGLKF from the coding sequence ATGGATAATGATTTATTGCAGATCAGCCTCTATGTCGCTTGTCTGATTGCCCTGACTCCGTTGACAGGAATCTACATGGCCAGAGTATTTGAGGGAAAGCTGAGCTCCATTCCTTTATTGGGATATCCCGAACGACTGTTTTACAAAATCTGCGGTGTGAAACCTGAAGTCGAAACCGGCTGGAAAGAATATGCCGGGAATCTGCTGATTTTCAATTTAATCGGTCTGATAGTTCTCTTTCTTCTGCAGTTATTCCAGTCCCGGCTTCCGCTCAACCCGAATCACGCCGCAGATGTGGAGTGGACCTTAGCCTTCAACACAGCGGTTAGTTTTGTGACCAACACCAACTGGCAATCCTATGCAGGTGAAACAGCCATGGGAAATCTGGTGCAGATGGCCGGGTTTTGTGTGCAGAACTTTCTGAGTGCAGCCACTGGCATGGCTGCAGCAGTGGCACTATTCAGGGGAGTGATCAGAAACAACACCCGCATCGGAAATTTCTGGGTGGACATGACCCGCGCCACAACTTACATTCTGCTGCCGCTTTCGCTTGTACTGGCTCTGGTTCTGGTTCAGCAGGGCGTTGTCCAGAGTTTTTCAGCCAATCAAGAAGCCACAACTCTCGAAGGCGTCAAACAGATTATTCCGATGGGTCCAGCAGCTTCGCAGATTGCCATCAAACAGCTCGGCACCAATGGCGGCGGCTTCTTCAATGCCAACAGTGCCCATCCGTTCGAAAATCCGACTCCGCTCTCCAACTTTATCGAGATGCTGGCGATTCTCATGCTGCCCGCGGGTTTTGTTTACACCTATGGGGTCATGGTCAATCAGAAAAAACACGCCTGGGTCCTATACTCGGTCATGATGGTAATTTTCCTGACCGGACTCAGCGTTTCTCTCTGGTCGGAATATAAGGCAGGCGGCGTAGTCGGCAGGATTGCCATGGAAGGCAAGGAAACCCGCTTCGGCACAGCCAACAGTATTCTCTGGTCCTGCGCCACCACAGCGGCTTCGAATGGTTCGGTAAACGCCATGCAGGAAAGCCTTTCTCCGCTATCCGGCAGTGTGGCACTGTTCAACATGCTGCTGGGGGAGATCATCTTCGGCGGGCTCGGCTGCGGGATGTATGGAATGCTGCTTTTTGTCCTGCTGGCTATTTTTATTTCCGGCCTGATGGTGGGCAGGACGCCTGAATACCTGGGCAAAAAAATCGAACGAAAGGAAATCCAGCTGGTCTGCATCGGGATCATTGCGCCGTCTGCCGTCATCCTGCTGGGTACAGCGCTGGCCTGCGTTCTTCCAGCTGCTCTTTCTTCGCTGTCAGCAAAAGGACCTCATGGATTCAGCGAGATCCTCTATGCCTTTACTTCTGCGGCAGCCAATAACGGCAGTGCCTTTGCCGGTCTTACCGCCAATACGAAGTTTTACAATCTCAGCTTGGGGATTTCCATGCTGATCGGACGCTTCGCTGTAATGCTGCCCTGCCTGGCACTCGCCGAATGCCTGGCAGTCAAACAATCTGTTCCTGCTTCCAGCGGCACACTGCCTGTAAACAATCTGGTCTTTGCCCTGCTCCTGATCGGAGTGATCCTGATCGTCGGCGCTTTGACATTCCTGCCCTCTCTAGTACTCGGACCGGTCGTGGATCATTTACTGTTTTTGAACGGCGGCTTGAAATTCTGA
- the kdpC gene encoding potassium-transporting ATPase subunit KdpC, which yields MKQIWTSVIIYSMLTVLTGFCYPLFVTLVSQSFFPSQAEGSLIIRNGAVVGSTLIGQKFAGQNYFWPRPSTTDYNTMPSSGSNLPIAGQALSDQMTLNSGKFSAANSLPASETVPTEMLFSSGSGLDPHISVRSAILQAGRVAAARCFDKSRLDRLFGLIRETAEERTLDILGEPRINVLKLNLALEGIK from the coding sequence ATGAAACAGATCTGGACTTCAGTTATAATCTATTCCATGCTGACAGTATTGACCGGTTTCTGTTATCCACTGTTTGTCACACTGGTCTCTCAGTCATTTTTCCCGTCTCAGGCTGAAGGCAGCCTGATCATCAGGAATGGTGCAGTCGTCGGCTCCACTTTGATCGGGCAGAAATTTGCAGGACAGAATTATTTCTGGCCCAGGCCCTCGACCACAGATTACAACACTATGCCTTCCAGCGGAAGTAACTTGCCAATTGCCGGTCAGGCCTTATCCGACCAGATGACACTCAATTCAGGGAAATTCAGCGCCGCCAACTCGCTGCCTGCTTCGGAAACCGTCCCTACGGAAATGCTCTTTTCGTCTGGAAGCGGGCTTGATCCACACATCAGTGTCAGGTCAGCAATCCTGCAGGCCGGCCGCGTGGCAGCGGCAAGATGTTTTGACAAGTCCCGTCTTGACAGACTGTTCGGCTTGATCAGGGAGACGGCTGAAGAACGCACTCTGGATATTTTAGGTGAGCCGAGGATCAATGTCCTGAAACTGAATCTGGCTCTGGAAGGAATCAAATGA
- a CDS encoding tetratricopeptide repeat protein, protein MDTTLENALRLRSEGKLEESRDLLIGLLSNDPRNPALCYQCGWACDCLGLEKEAVPFYENAIRYGLSGADLRGAYLGLGSTLRCLGRYDESLKYLQEGIRHFPEDRALQVFLSLTLYNLNQNNEATRILLLNLIETTGDQNIRSYERALRFYADKLDQKWD, encoded by the coding sequence ATGGATACCACGTTAGAAAATGCTCTGAGATTAAGAAGTGAAGGCAAGCTGGAGGAGTCCAGGGATTTGTTGATCGGTCTTCTCTCGAATGATCCTCGAAATCCCGCTCTTTGTTATCAGTGCGGCTGGGCCTGCGACTGCCTGGGACTGGAAAAAGAAGCTGTGCCTTTTTATGAAAATGCCATCAGGTATGGACTGTCCGGAGCTGACCTGAGAGGAGCGTACCTTGGCCTTGGCAGTACTCTGCGCTGCCTGGGAAGGTACGACGAATCGTTGAAATATCTGCAGGAAGGGATCAGGCATTTTCCGGAAGACAGAGCTTTGCAGGTATTCCTTTCCCTGACTCTTTACAATTTAAACCAAAATAATGAGGCCACCAGGATTCTGCTTTTGAATCTGATTGAAACAACTGGTGATCAGAACATCCGTTCATATGAGCGGGCTCTGCGTTTTTATGCGGATAAGCTTGATCAGAAATGGGATTGA
- the arsB gene encoding ACR3 family arsenite efflux transporter: MEQTAKRLNFFERYLTLWVLVCMLVGVGFGKLLPGAVTALSRIEFGEGSQVNVPIAILIWLMIYPMMLKIDFGSLLGVTKKPKGLLVTLFVNWLVKPFSMAFFAWVFIQHLFSAWIDTEMARNYTAGLIILAAAPCTAMVFVWSYLTDGDPAYTLVQVAVNDLIMLVAFAPIVMFLCGVANVIVPSKVLITSVVVFIVIPLAAGFITRTALLKTHGKDWFEQKFLPVFHPVTVVALLATLVLIFAFQAENLTTRWFSVFLLAVPIMVQVYFNSGLTYLLMRMFRVPHNVASPGALIGASNFFELAVAVAITLFGPGSGAALACVVGVLVEVPVMLSVCGICNRSRSWYAGGI, from the coding sequence ATGGAACAGACTGCAAAGCGCCTGAATTTTTTTGAAAGGTATCTGACGCTGTGGGTGCTGGTCTGCATGCTGGTCGGGGTGGGATTCGGCAAACTGCTGCCCGGCGCAGTGACTGCCTTGAGCAGGATCGAATTCGGCGAGGGCTCGCAGGTCAATGTGCCGATTGCGATCCTGATCTGGCTGATGATCTATCCGATGATGCTGAAAATCGACTTCGGTTCACTCCTGGGAGTCACTAAGAAACCGAAAGGCCTGCTCGTGACTCTGTTTGTCAACTGGCTGGTCAAGCCTTTCAGCATGGCCTTTTTTGCCTGGGTGTTCATTCAGCACTTGTTTTCAGCATGGATCGACACTGAAATGGCCAGAAACTACACTGCAGGCCTGATCATCCTGGCTGCCGCACCCTGCACAGCCATGGTCTTTGTCTGGAGCTATCTCACAGACGGAGACCCTGCCTATACGCTTGTCCAAGTGGCAGTAAATGACCTGATCATGCTGGTCGCCTTTGCCCCGATCGTGATGTTCCTATGTGGCGTGGCAAATGTGATTGTCCCTTCTAAAGTGCTGATCACTTCAGTGGTGGTGTTCATCGTGATCCCCCTGGCTGCCGGATTTATTACACGTACGGCTCTTTTGAAAACGCATGGAAAAGACTGGTTCGAACAGAAATTCCTGCCAGTATTCCATCCGGTGACTGTTGTGGCATTACTGGCGACACTGGTGCTGATTTTCGCCTTCCAGGCAGAGAATCTTACAACCAGATGGTTCTCAGTGTTCCTGCTGGCAGTGCCGATCATGGTCCAGGTATATTTCAATTCAGGACTCACTTATCTGCTGATGCGCATGTTCAGGGTGCCCCACAATGTGGCATCCCCTGGCGCGCTGATCGGCGCTAGCAATTTTTTCGAGCTCGCAGTGGCTGTGGCAATCACACTCTTTGGGCCCGGATCAGGCGCAGCCCTGGCCTGCGTGGTAGGCGTGCTGGTGGAAGTGCCTGTGATGCTGTCTGTCTGCGGAATCTGCAACCGTTCACGCAGCTGGTATGCAGGCGGAATTTGA
- a CDS encoding ABC transporter ATP-binding protein: MEQVCLEYRRRGKTVNALQDANLEICDGDYLSIVGPSGSGKSTLLLTLGGMLTPTKGRVMAGSESLYDLAPVKRAQLRREKIGFVFQTFNLIPYLTALENVQVPLLLAGASEARQQERAKQLLERLGLSDRLDHKPGELSVGQQQRVALARMLANEPSLILADEPTGNLDPDTGKEVLSFLEQLNAEGRTVVIVTHDHAAAERAKKRLRLENGFVHPVEKGNI, from the coding sequence ATGGAGCAGGTTTGTTTAGAATACAGGCGGCGCGGAAAAACTGTCAATGCCTTGCAGGATGCGAATCTCGAAATTTGTGATGGCGATTATCTGTCGATTGTAGGTCCCAGCGGCAGCGGGAAGAGTACACTGCTTTTGACGCTAGGAGGAATGTTGACTCCTACAAAAGGACGCGTAATGGCTGGCAGCGAATCTTTATACGATCTTGCTCCTGTCAAAAGGGCACAGCTGCGCAGGGAGAAAATCGGATTTGTTTTTCAGACTTTCAACCTGATCCCTTATTTAACAGCATTGGAAAATGTCCAGGTCCCATTGTTACTGGCCGGCGCTTCGGAAGCAAGGCAGCAGGAAAGAGCAAAGCAGCTTCTGGAAAGACTGGGTTTATCAGACAGGCTGGATCATAAACCAGGGGAACTCAGTGTCGGGCAGCAGCAGAGAGTAGCGCTGGCGCGGATGCTGGCCAATGAACCGTCTCTGATACTTGCTGACGAACCAACAGGCAATCTGGACCCTGATACTGGAAAAGAAGTCCTGTCTTTTCTGGAGCAGCTCAATGCAGAGGGCAGGACAGTTGTAATAGTAACTCACGATCATGCAGCAGCAGAGAGAGCTAAGAAAAGGCTCAGACTTGAAAACGGGTTCGTTCACCCTGTGGAAAAGGGGAATATTTGA